Within the Agromyces atrinae genome, the region GTGCGGAGTGGGCGGGGATCGACGCTCGCGTCAGTACCGTCGAGCGCGCGGCCGAGCTTCCGAGCGAACCCGACCTCGTCGTCATCGGATCGGGAAGCGACGCGAGTCTCGGGGAGGCGCGACTGCGACTGTTCGACATGCTCGACGAGTTGCGCCGCTGGGGTACCGATCGAGTGGGTGTGCTCGCCGTCGGAACCGGCTGGGAGCTCCTCAGCTGGGGTATCGAGTTCGCCTCGGGCGAGCAGCTCGAGGGCCTGGGCGTGCTGCCCGGTCGAGCCGTTCCCCGCGTCGAGGGGCGTGTCACCGGTGATCTCGTCATCACGCGCAAGGGTGCCCGACTCGTCGGGTTCGAGAACCACGAGCGCGACTACGTCGGCGCCGAGGCATCACCGCTTGGCCGTGTCGTCGCCGGCGCGGGCAACGGCCGCGGATCCGCCCAGGAAGGCGTCGTCACGGGAACCGTGATCGGCACGCACCTGCACGGACCGGTGCTCGCGAAGAACCCGACGCTCGCTGATCAGATGCTGACGACAGCGGCCGAGCGACGAGGTATCGAGTACCAGGTCGGCTCGGCCGCGGTGAAAGTCGACGACTTCGCGAAGGGAGCGCGGAACGCTGTTCTGCGTTCCCTGTCTCTTCCCGAAGACTGAATCGGGTCTACGGCTTCGAGTCTCCGAGAAGCCGAGCCGACTCGTCGTGCCAGCTGTGGGCGATCTGCGAGAGCTTCTCCTGGTACTTGCGCCCGTGGTGAGCGCAGAAGAGAAGTTCGCCGCTGTTGACGACGACCCGGATGTACGCCTGTGCTCCGCAGCTGTCGCAGCGGTCGAGCGCAGTGAGTTCGTGCGGGGTCTCGAGTTCGTCGACGGAACCGTTCGTGCTGGTGAACTGAGTCATGGTGCCTCCTCCGTCGTGCGTCCCGGGATTTCGGGTTCATCAATGTAAACACGTGGACCGTTGACCCTATGCCACATCTCGGGGCATTTCGCTGTGCGCGTAGTCGATCGGCGGCGGTCGGGTGTCGGTGCGCCTCACGCGCGGGGGCGCGAACTAGGCTCGTCAATCGTGAACTCCGACTACTCCGCACGCCACCTCTCCGTCCTTGAGGGTCTCGAGGCTGTGCGCAAACGACCGGGAATGTACATCGGTTCGACCGATGCCCGCGGTCTCATGCACTGCCTCTGGGAGATCATCGACAACTCGGTCGACGAGGCCCTCGCCGGACACGGTGACCGCATCGACGTCGTGCTCCACCCCGATGGCAGTGTCGAGGTGCGTGACACCGCGCGCGGCATCCCCGTCGATGTCGAGCCGAAGACGGGTCTCACCGGTGTCGAGGTCGTGTTCACCAAGCTCCACGCGGGCGGCAAGTTCGGATCCGGATCGTACGCGTCGTCCGGCGGTCTCCACGGCGTGGGAGCCTCGGTCGTCAACGCGCTGTCGGAGCGGCTCGACGTCGAGGTCGATCGCGACGGCAAGACGTACACGATGTCGTTCCACCGTGGTGAGCCCGGGACGTTCGCCGACACGGGCGCGCCGAGCCCTGATGCTCCGTTCACCCCGTTCGAGAAGTCGAGCACGCTGCGCGTCGTCGGCAAGGTCGCCAAGGGCGTCACGGGAACGCGTGTGCGGTACTGGGCCGACCGTCAGATCTTCACGCGCGGCGCCGAGTTCCAGGTCGAGGAGCTCCTCGGACGCGCTCGACAGACTGCCTTCCTCGTGACCGGTCTCGGCATCGAGATCGCCGACGAGCGTCTCGAGGAACGCGAGGTCCACTCGTTCCGCTACGACGGGGGCATCGCGGAGTTCGTCGACTACCTCTCCGTCGATTCGCCGCTGACCGACACGTGGCGCCTGACCGGTTCGGGCACGTTCACCGAGACCGTCCCCGTCCTCAACGAGAACGGCGCGATGCTGCCCACCGAGCTCACACGAGAGTGCGAGGTCGACATCGCTCTGCGCTGGGGTACGGGGTACGAGACCGTCACGCGCAGCTTCGTCAACATCATCGCCACCCCGAAGGGCGGCACGCACCAGAACGGCTTCGACCAGGGCCTGCTGAAGTTCATCCGCACCCAGGTCGAGCAGAACGCGCGACGTCTGAAGGTCGGCAACGACAAGATCGACAAGGATGACGTGCTCGCCGGTCTCACGGCAGTCCTCACCGTTCGCCTGCCCGAGCCGCAGTTCGAGGGGCAGACCAAGGAGGTCCTCGGAACTCCCGCTGTGCGCGCGATCGTGGCGAACGTCGTGGCGAAGTCGCTCGCCGAGCGCTTCTCGTCGACGAAGCGCGACGACAAGGCACAGACCGCGCTTGTGCTCGACAAGGTCGTCGCCGAGATGAAGTCGCGCATTTCGGCGCGAGCGCACAAAGAGACCCAGCGTCGCAAGAACGCGCTCGAGAGCTCGTCCCTGCCGGCGAAGCTCGTCGACTGCCGCTCGTCCGACGTGCAGCACAGTGAACTCTTCATCGTCGAGGGAGATTCCGCCCTCGGCACGGCCAAGCTCGCGCGCGACAGCGAGCATCAGGCGCTCCTGCCGATCCGAGGGAAGATCCTCAACGTGCAGAAGGCGAGCGTGTCCGACATGCTCTCGAACCTCGAGTGCGCATCGATCATCCAGGTGATCGGCGCCGGTTCGGGGCGCAGCTTCGACCTGTCGGCAGCGCGCTACGGTAAGGTCATCATCATGAGCGACGCCGACGTCGACGGTGCGCACATCCGCACGCTCCTCCTCACGCTCTTCTTCCGCTACATGCGCCCGATGATCGAAGAGGGACGCGTGTTCGCGGCGGTCCCGCCGCTGCATCGCGTCGTCGTCATGAACCCCGGATCGAAGCCGAACGAGACGATCTACACGTACTCCGAGGCGGAACTCCACGGCGTTCTCGCGACACTGCGGAAGCAGGGGAAGCGCTACCAGGACCCGATCCAGCGCTACAAGGGACTCGGCGAGATGGATGCCGACCAGCTGGCCACCACGACGATGGACCGTCGGCAGCGCACGCTCCGTCGCGTCGGAGTGTCGGACGCCGAGAACGCCGGCCGTGTCTTCGAACTGCTCATGGGCAACGAGGTCGCTCCCCGCAAGGAGTTCATCATCGACTCGGCGACGGACCTCAGCCGCGAGCGCATCGACGCCTGACGTCGTCGCAGAGGGGCCGCACTCAGGCGAACTTCGGCGTTCTTCGGCTCAACCGCCGATACGTCGACCGACCGCGCCCACGACGGCATCCAGGATGACGCCGGATGCGTCGCGCTTCGCTCCGGCTTCGGGGAGAGCGCGAACGCTTCCGTCGATTCCGACGGCGTGCGCCGGTGCCGGTCCGACCCACGCGAGAGCCAGTTCGCTCTCGCCCTTGAGGAAGCGCTGCGCACGGACGCCGCCGGTCGCGCGACCCTTGCCGGGGAACTCCGCGAACGACGACACCTTGCCCGACCCGGGCTCGGTGCCGAGCAGAGTGTCGGCGCCGGCCGCGATCGTCACGACGACCGACTCCTCGAGTTCGGCAGGAGTGAGCGCGGTGAAGTGGATGACGCGATTGCCCGCGCCGAGCTTGATGCCCGCCATTCCCCCGGCTGTCGTGCCCTGCGGGCGCACGGATGACGCGGAGAAGTGCAAGAGCTGGGCATCGCTCGTCGTGAAGACCAGCTCGTCGTCATCCGCGGCGCTCGTCGCACCCACGACCTCGTCGGAGCCCTTGAGGGCGATGACCTCGAAGTCGGGACGGTTCGGGTAGGCGCCCGGCGCGACCCGCTTGACCACGCCGTCGCGCGTGCCGACGACGATCGGAGTCTCGGACGTGAGCGACACGATCGCGAGCACGCGCTCGGCACGGTCGGCGAGTGCGAGGTAGTCGTGGACGCGGACGCCGGCGCCGAGCTGGACCGAGTTGCCGGGCAGCACGGGAAGCTCGAGCGGCGAGAACCGGATGAGGCGCCCGCGGCTCGTGACGGCACCGATCTCGCTCCGGCTCGTGGTGTCGAGCGTCGAGAGGATCGCATCGTGCTTGCTGCGTCGGGCCGGGGGAGTGACGACGAGCTCGCCCTCGGTCGCGTCGACGCGAGCGACACGACCCGTCGCGCTGAGCAGCACTCGGCACGCGGTGTCGGCGAGTTCGAGGCTTGCGGCGGCGGCGCGCTTGGCGGCCGCTCCCGTCGGGGTCGCGCGGGCCTCCGTCAGGAGTGTGCGGCGCGGCGTGCCGTGCTTCTCGGAGACCTCACCGAGCTCGCGAGAGACGAGGGCGCGGATGTTCCGTTCACTGCTCAGGAGCTCTTCGAGCGTCGCGATCTCGGCGAGGAGCGCGTCGCGCTCGGCCTCGAGTTCGATGCGGGAGAACTTCGTGAGGCGTCGCAGGCGCAGCTCGAGGATGTACTCGGCCTGCAGCTGACTGAGGTCGAAGACGTCCTGCAGCTTCGTGCGGGCCTGCTCGGAGTCATCGCTCGCGCGGATGACCTGGATGACCTCGTCGATGTCGAGGATCGCGACGAGCAGTCCCTCGACGAGGTGGAGACGCTCACGGCGGCGCGCGAGTCGATACTGCGAGCGACGGGTGACGACGCGGATGCGGTGGCCGATGAAGACGAGCAGGAGTTCGCGGAGTCCGAGCGTCTGCGGCTGGCCGTCGACGAGGGCGACGTTGTTGATGTTGAACGAGTCTTCGAGGGGTGTGAGCCGGTAGAGCTGCTCGAGCACGGCGTCGGGGTTGAAGCCGGTCTTGATCCCGATCACGAGGCGCAAGCCGTTCGTGCGGTCGGTGAGGTCGGTGACATCGGAGATGCCGGTGATCTTCTTAGCGTTGACGCCGTCCTTGATCTTCTCGATGACCTTCTCGGGCCCGACGAGGTAGGGGAGCTCCGTGACGACGAGACCGGTCTTGCGGGCCGTGATCGACTCGACGGAGACACGTGCGCGCGTCTTGAACGAGCCGCGCCCGTTGGCGTACGCATCGCGCACCCCGGCGAGGCCCACGATGGTTCCGCCCGAGGGGAAGTCGGGGCCGGGCACGAACTCCATGAGTTCGTCGAGCTCGGCCGACGGATTCTCG harbors:
- a CDS encoding type 1 glutamine amidotransferase produces the protein MTLEIVSLLPSLLNTNGDAENARVLLRRAEWAGIDARVSTVERAAELPSEPDLVVIGSGSDASLGEARLRLFDMLDELRRWGTDRVGVLAVGTGWELLSWGIEFASGEQLEGLGVLPGRAVPRVEGRVTGDLVITRKGARLVGFENHERDYVGAEASPLGRVVAGAGNGRGSAQEGVVTGTVIGTHLHGPVLAKNPTLADQMLTTAAERRGIEYQVGSAAVKVDDFAKGARNAVLRSLSLPED
- a CDS encoding DUF7455 domain-containing protein, with translation MTQFTSTNGSVDELETPHELTALDRCDSCGAQAYIRVVVNSGELLFCAHHGRKYQEKLSQIAHSWHDESARLLGDSKP
- a CDS encoding DNA gyrase/topoisomerase IV subunit B, whose protein sequence is MVNSDYSARHLSVLEGLEAVRKRPGMYIGSTDARGLMHCLWEIIDNSVDEALAGHGDRIDVVLHPDGSVEVRDTARGIPVDVEPKTGLTGVEVVFTKLHAGGKFGSGSYASSGGLHGVGASVVNALSERLDVEVDRDGKTYTMSFHRGEPGTFADTGAPSPDAPFTPFEKSSTLRVVGKVAKGVTGTRVRYWADRQIFTRGAEFQVEELLGRARQTAFLVTGLGIEIADERLEEREVHSFRYDGGIAEFVDYLSVDSPLTDTWRLTGSGTFTETVPVLNENGAMLPTELTRECEVDIALRWGTGYETVTRSFVNIIATPKGGTHQNGFDQGLLKFIRTQVEQNARRLKVGNDKIDKDDVLAGLTAVLTVRLPEPQFEGQTKEVLGTPAVRAIVANVVAKSLAERFSSTKRDDKAQTALVLDKVVAEMKSRISARAHKETQRRKNALESSSLPAKLVDCRSSDVQHSELFIVEGDSALGTAKLARDSEHQALLPIRGKILNVQKASVSDMLSNLECASIIQVIGAGSGRSFDLSAARYGKVIIMSDADVDGAHIRTLLLTLFFRYMRPMIEEGRVFAAVPPLHRVVVMNPGSKPNETIYTYSEAELHGVLATLRKQGKRYQDPIQRYKGLGEMDADQLATTTMDRRQRTLRRVGVSDAENAGRVFELLMGNEVAPRKEFIIDSATDLSRERIDA
- a CDS encoding DNA gyrase/topoisomerase IV subunit A, giving the protein MQRAKSQPDDIVEKIEDVDVASEMQGSFLEYAYSVIYSRALPDARDGLKPVQRRILYQMSEMGLRPDRGHVKSARVVGEVMGKLHPHGDTAIYDALVRMAQAFTLRVPFIDGHGNFGSLDDGPAAPRYTEARLAAAALAMTADLDEDVVDFVPNYDNQLTQPDVLPAAIPALLVNGASGIAVGMATNMAPHNLIEVVAAARHLIENPSAELDELMEFVPGPDFPSGGTIVGLAGVRDAYANGRGSFKTRARVSVESITARKTGLVVTELPYLVGPEKVIEKIKDGVNAKKITGISDVTDLTDRTNGLRLVIGIKTGFNPDAVLEQLYRLTPLEDSFNINNVALVDGQPQTLGLRELLLVFIGHRIRVVTRRSQYRLARRRERLHLVEGLLVAILDIDEVIQVIRASDDSEQARTKLQDVFDLSQLQAEYILELRLRRLTKFSRIELEAERDALLAEIATLEELLSSERNIRALVSRELGEVSEKHGTPRRTLLTEARATPTGAAAKRAAAASLELADTACRVLLSATGRVARVDATEGELVVTPPARRSKHDAILSTLDTTSRSEIGAVTSRGRLIRFSPLELPVLPGNSVQLGAGVRVHDYLALADRAERVLAIVSLTSETPIVVGTRDGVVKRVAPGAYPNRPDFEVIALKGSDEVVGATSAADDDELVFTTSDAQLLHFSASSVRPQGTTAGGMAGIKLGAGNRVIHFTALTPAELEESVVVTIAAGADTLLGTEPGSGKVSSFAEFPGKGRATGGVRAQRFLKGESELALAWVGPAPAHAVGIDGSVRALPEAGAKRDASGVILDAVVGAVGRRIGG